A stretch of Gossypium hirsutum isolate 1008001.06 chromosome A06, Gossypium_hirsutum_v2.1, whole genome shotgun sequence DNA encodes these proteins:
- the LOC107954806 gene encoding serine/threonine-protein kinase AFC3: MGIETEEVEKTRTRKRPRLGWDVAPSGLEAHQTLAKARRSSPPKRGDDHDGHYVFNLGENLTPRYKILSKMGEGTFGRVLECWDRQTREYVAIKIVRSIRKYHDAAMIEIDILQHLAKNEKGTSGCVQIRNWFDFRNHICIVFEKLGPSLFDFLKRNKYSPFPVGLVREFGHQLLESVAYMHDLHLIHTDLKPENILLVSSECVKLPGCKSSSDETHLWCLPKSSAIKLIDFGSTAFDNQNHSSIVSTRHYRAPEIILGLGWSYPCDLWSVGCILIELCTGGALFQTHENLEHLAMMERVLGPLPEHMIRRASRGSEKYFRSGSRLNWPEGAVSRESIRAVKKLDRLKNMVSQHVESSRYFLADLLEGLLKYDPSERLTARQALNHPFFSESK; encoded by the exons ATGGGAATTGAAACGGAAGAGGTGGAGAAGACGCGAACCAGGAAAAGGCCTCGTCTTGGGTGGGACGTGGCACCGTCTGGGCTAGAG GCGCATCAAACTCTGGCGAAGGCTCGGCGTTCGTCGCCGCCCAAGAGGGGTGATGACCACGATGGCCATTATGTTTTCAATCTCGGCGAAAATCTCACTCCAAGAT ATAAAATACTTAGTAAGATGGGTGAAG GCACGTTTGGCCGAGTTTTGGAATGTTGGGACCGTCAAACACGAGAGTATGTTGCTATTAAGATAGTTAGAAGCATTCGCAAATACCATGATGCTGCTATGATTGAAATCGATATACTTCAGCATCTGGCAAAGAATGAAAAGGGCACCTCTGG CTGTGTGCAGATTCGGAATTGGTTTGATTTCCGCAATCACATTTGTATA GTGTTTGAGAAGCTTGGACCAAGTTTATTTGATTTTCTAAAGAGAAATAAATACTCCCCATTTCCTGTGGGTCTTGTTCGCGAATTTGGACATCAGCTTTTGGAATCTGTAGCAT ATATGCATGATTTACACTTAATCCATACTGACCTGAAGCCTGAAAATATTCTTCTTGTTTCTTCTGAATGTGTAAAGCTTCCTGGCTGCAAG AGTTCTTCAGATGAAACGCATTTATGGTGCTTGCCAAAGTCAAGTGCCATTAAGCTGATTGATTTTGGTAGCACTGCATTCGATAATCAGAATCACAGCTCCATTGTTTCCACAAGGCATTACAGAGCCCCTGAGATTATTCTAG GTCTAGGTTGGAGTTATCCTTGTGATCTTTGGAGTGTTGGTTGTATACTTATTGAACTATGCACG GGTGGAGCATTATTTCAGACCCATGAGAACTTGGAGCATTTGGCAATGATGGAGAGGGTATTAGGACCTCTTCCTGAGCATATGATTCGAAGGGCTAG CCGAGGTTCAGAAAAATATTTCCGGAGCGGCTCTAGACTAAATTGGCCTGAAGGAGCAGTTTCTAGGGAGAGTATTAGAGCTGTTAAGAAGCTTGATCGCCTGAAG AATATGGTATCACAACATGTAGAGAGTTCGAGATATTTTCTTGCAGACCTATTGGAAGGTTTATTAAAATACGATCCATCTGAACGTCTCACTGCACGTCAAGCTCTAAATCATCCCTTTTTCTCAGAATCCAAATAA